GTTTTAAGCTTATGAGCATAGGCAGCACAAACACCCATCGCAGCCAAAATACCTGCGGTGATATCAGACACAGGTGCCCCAACTTTTACCGGCTGACGGCCAGCCCCCTCGCCCGTAATGGACATTAAGCCAGACATGCCTTGGGCGATGAGATCAAAGCCGCCTCGTTCCGCATATGGGCCAGTGCGGCCAAAGCCTGAAATTTCTGCGTAGATCAGCCCGGGATTTTCTTTTTTCAGCTCATCATAGCCTAGGCCAAGCTTTTCCATTGTGCCTTTGCGATAGTTTTCTAAGACAACATCCGCATCTTTGATCAAGCGATGCAGAACTTGCTTGCCACCCTCCGATTTCAGATCAAGCACAATCCCCCGCTTGTTGCGGTTCATCATCATATAGGCAGCACTCTCGCCCTTAATGTCTGGCGGGACAGAGCGACGCGTATCATCACCCGTGGCCTTTTCCACCTTGATAACATCGGCCCCCATGTCTGCCAGCATCAGGCCACATGCAGGGCCCGCCATGATATGGGAAAGTTCAATCACCCGACATCCAGAAAGCGGACCGCCCATGCTACTTACCTTTCCATTGCGGTTTTCGCTTACCGAGGAAGGCCTCCATACCCTCTTTAAAATCATCGCTCATATAACAATCAACCACGAGGTCTGTGCCCTCTGCCTTCGGACCATCAACCCGCAAACGGCGCAGCGCTTCTTTCGTGGCGCGTAAAGTGCGTGGGGCGTGGCTTGCCATGAGAGCGGCCAGTTCATCGGCACGAGCGCGACAGGCATCAGCATCATCCAGCACGTCGCTTACAAGACCGAGGTGTACTGCCTCTTCTGCTTCAACCAGTCTGGCTGTAAAAATCAATTCACGCGTGCGTCCTGTTCCAATCAGCGCCGAGATACGGTTGAGGTTTCCAACTGAGAGGCAGTTCCCCAAGGTGCGGGCGATGGGAAATCCGAACTTCAGGCGCTTATCGCAAACCCGCAGATCACACGCCGCAGCAATTGCCGCCCCGCCGCCCGTACAAGCGCCTGTGATCGCTGCAATGGTTGGCACGGGGCATTGCTCAACAGTTTGCAGTATCCGGTCCATGGTCTGTTCATAGTCGATGGCATGCTGCGGTGTCGTGAACTCCCGAAACTGCGTCATGTCAGTGCCAGCTGCAAAAGCCTTGTCACCTGCCCCCGATATGATGACAGCTTTGATGGCGCCGCCTAGCTCTATCTCACCACAAGCACGTCCAATCTCTTCGTACATACCAAAGGTCAGCGCATTGCGGGCTTCCGGTCGGTTGAGCGTGATATGCAAAGTGGCATCATGGGTCTCAATTAAAATTTCAGACACGCGTGCCTCCTCAGTTTAGCGATAGAAATATTCAACTAAGAACAGTGGAACACTTGGCACGTAAGTACACAACATCAAGACGGCAAAAAGGACGGCAACAAAGTAGACATTCACCTTTGACACTTCCCAGATATTCGCCCGAGCAACAGCACAGGATGTGATCAACACACTCGCTACAGGCGGTGTTTGCTGGCCGATGGCAAGGTTCAACGTGACGACAAGGCCGAAATGGATCGGGTCAATGCCTGCTGCTTGAATAAGTGGGATGACAATTGGCACCACCAAGATGATGGCTGCGGCTGAGTGCAGGAAGAAGCCGATAATCAAGAACATGAAATTCAAGATTAAAAGGATGAGCCACTTATTACTGGTGATCTCAATGATGTTAGCTGCCAGTTCCTGTGGCACT
The sequence above is drawn from the Hyphomicrobiales bacterium genome and encodes:
- a CDS encoding enoyl-CoA hydratase/isomerase family protein; the encoded protein is MSEILIETHDATLHITLNRPEARNALTFGMYEEIGRACGEIELGGAIKAVIISGAGDKAFAAGTDMTQFREFTTPQHAIDYEQTMDRILQTVEQCPVPTIAAITGACTGGGAAIAAACDLRVCDKRLKFGFPIARTLGNCLSVGNLNRISALIGTGRTRELIFTARLVEAEEAVHLGLVSDVLDDADACRARADELAALMASHAPRTLRATKEALRRLRVDGPKAEGTDLVVDCYMSDDFKEGMEAFLGKRKPQWKGK